A single region of the Halopiger xanaduensis SH-6 genome encodes:
- a CDS encoding acyl-CoA dehydrogenase family protein, producing MSLSPEQELVRDSVREFVEREVEPVAAEADANGEFPEDVWDALAELDLTGLTVPEEYGGFDADPLTASVVYEELAYGHLSLATALSVHSLATACIREFGAEAHMDEWLPEMVDGRPVGAFALSEPDAGSNPAEMSTTARLDEDAGEYVLNGTKQWITNGERSGVVILFAKVAGESDGDSDADSSPDADTITQFLVPKDTAGLEVGKKEDKLGLRASDTTTLVFDDARIPAENRLTEVGKGLKAAFSILTGGRIAIASQAVGLAQAALDDALEYATEREQFGKSIADHQAVAHKLADMRTQVQAARLLARDAARKNGGDDVDPMAASTAKYFASEAAVEVANEAVQIHGGYGYTTDFDVERYYRDAKVTTIYEGTSEIQKEIIAQHLRE from the coding sequence ATGTCGCTTTCACCGGAGCAGGAACTCGTCAGGGACAGCGTCCGGGAGTTCGTCGAACGGGAAGTAGAGCCCGTCGCGGCAGAGGCGGACGCGAACGGGGAGTTCCCCGAAGACGTCTGGGACGCCCTCGCGGAACTCGACCTCACCGGTCTCACCGTCCCCGAGGAGTACGGCGGCTTCGACGCCGACCCGCTGACGGCCAGCGTGGTCTACGAGGAACTCGCCTACGGCCACCTCTCGCTGGCGACGGCGCTCTCGGTCCACTCGCTGGCGACGGCCTGCATCCGCGAGTTCGGTGCCGAGGCGCACATGGACGAGTGGCTCCCCGAGATGGTCGACGGCCGACCGGTCGGCGCGTTCGCGCTGTCGGAACCCGACGCCGGCTCGAACCCGGCCGAGATGAGTACCACGGCTCGACTCGACGAGGACGCGGGAGAGTACGTGCTCAACGGGACGAAACAGTGGATCACGAACGGCGAGCGAAGCGGCGTCGTCATCCTGTTCGCGAAGGTGGCGGGCGAGTCAGACGGTGATTCAGACGCGGACTCGAGCCCCGACGCCGACACCATCACGCAGTTTCTCGTTCCCAAGGACACGGCGGGCCTCGAGGTTGGCAAAAAGGAGGACAAACTCGGCCTGCGGGCCAGCGACACGACCACGCTGGTGTTCGACGACGCCCGGATTCCAGCGGAGAACCGCCTGACAGAGGTCGGGAAGGGGCTCAAGGCCGCCTTCTCGATCCTGACCGGCGGCCGGATCGCGATCGCGAGCCAGGCGGTCGGCCTCGCGCAGGCCGCGCTGGACGACGCCCTCGAGTACGCGACCGAGCGCGAGCAGTTCGGGAAATCGATCGCGGACCACCAGGCGGTCGCGCACAAGCTCGCGGACATGCGGACGCAGGTGCAGGCCGCTCGCCTCCTCGCCCGCGACGCGGCGCGGAAGAACGGGGGCGACGACGTCGATCCGATGGCCGCGAGCACGGCCAAGTACTTCGCGAGCGAGGCGGCGGTCGAGGTGGCCAACGAGGCCGTCCAGATCCACGGCGGCTACGGCTACACGACGGATTTCGACGTGGAGCGCTACTACCGCGACGCCAAGGTGACAACGATCTACGAGGGGACGAGCGAGATCCAAAAGGAGATCATCGCGCAGCACCTGCGGGAGTGA
- a CDS encoding alpha/beta fold hydrolase, whose amino-acid sequence MTAAPDRGPEGAVDVDGPADAQAIVFVHGAAMTRKMWLPQRRDLAGEFRVVAPDLPGHGSRAREQFRMDPAISQLHDVVRTHTDGSAILVGLSLGGYVATEYAHRYPSNVDGLVLSGSSVNPVRGMGVLTRATGGLTRLLTKPDAGKRAGERFATRWVRRRDLPQDVEREIIEAGFYPKQFGDAAPDIAGRDFRSALSTYPGPTLVLNGENDKLMRRGEQAHARAAQNGRIEVLADAGHICNLHRPRTYTERVHNFVRQRVPTET is encoded by the coding sequence ATGACCGCAGCACCCGATCGAGGCCCCGAGGGCGCCGTCGACGTCGACGGCCCGGCGGACGCGCAGGCGATCGTCTTCGTCCACGGCGCCGCCATGACCCGAAAGATGTGGCTGCCCCAGCGGCGCGACCTCGCCGGCGAGTTCCGCGTCGTCGCGCCCGATCTGCCGGGCCACGGCTCGCGCGCCCGCGAACAGTTCCGGATGGACCCCGCGATCAGCCAGCTTCACGACGTCGTTCGGACCCACACCGACGGCTCGGCGATCCTCGTCGGCCTGTCGCTGGGCGGCTACGTCGCGACGGAGTACGCACACCGCTACCCGTCGAACGTCGACGGGCTGGTGCTCTCTGGCAGCAGCGTGAACCCGGTCCGGGGTATGGGCGTGCTGACGCGAGCGACCGGCGGCCTGACGCGCCTCCTGACGAAGCCGGACGCCGGCAAGCGCGCCGGCGAGCGGTTCGCGACGCGGTGGGTTCGACGGCGCGACCTGCCGCAGGACGTCGAGCGCGAGATCATCGAGGCCGGCTTCTACCCGAAGCAGTTCGGCGATGCGGCCCCCGATATCGCGGGCCGGGATTTCCGCTCGGCGCTCTCGACCTATCCCGGGCCGACGCTCGTTCTGAACGGCGAGAACGACAAACTCATGCGCCGCGGCGAGCAGGCCCACGCTCGAGCGGCCCAGAACGGTCGGATCGAAGTCCTCGCGGACGCCGGCCACATCTGCAACCTCCACCGGCCGCGGACGTACACCGAGCGGGTGCACAACTTCGTTCGGCAACGGGTGCCGACCGAGACGTAG
- a CDS encoding metallophosphoesterase family protein, with translation MLVLGDAHAADPARRETLLELYRRVDPDRVLQVGDLEYYDLPAPTWFIAGNNEDFDVIESMRANERPFGESNVHLLASTAATVDGVRVAGLSGNYAPTKYDQPRSKLAGERRRHFTREDVERARDLENVDVFLTHEAPTGLLSYGYDPGCEHVDDLLEAIDPELCLVGHHHEHRETELGETRVVSLAPAWERYYTLDSETLELEGHDHDLGPTSSGD, from the coding sequence ATGCTCGTCCTCGGCGACGCTCACGCCGCCGATCCGGCCCGGCGCGAGACGCTGCTCGAGCTGTACCGGCGGGTCGACCCCGATCGCGTCCTTCAGGTCGGCGACCTCGAGTACTACGATCTCCCGGCGCCGACGTGGTTTATCGCCGGCAACAACGAGGATTTCGACGTCATCGAGTCGATGCGCGCGAACGAGCGGCCGTTCGGCGAGTCGAACGTCCACCTGCTCGCGAGCACGGCCGCGACGGTCGACGGTGTCCGGGTGGCGGGTCTCTCCGGCAACTACGCGCCGACGAAGTACGATCAGCCGCGCTCGAAGCTCGCGGGTGAACGCCGTCGCCACTTCACCCGCGAGGACGTCGAGCGAGCGCGAGACCTCGAAAACGTCGACGTCTTCCTCACCCACGAGGCGCCGACCGGGCTCCTCTCGTACGGCTACGATCCGGGCTGCGAGCACGTCGACGACCTTCTCGAGGCGATCGACCCCGAGTTGTGTCTGGTCGGCCACCACCACGAGCATCGCGAAACGGAGCTCGGTGAGACCCGCGTCGTGAGCCTCGCGCCGGCCTGGGAGCGGTACTACACGCTCGATTCGGAGACGCTGGAACTCGAGGGTCACGACCACGACCTGGGCCCGACCTCGAGCGGCGACTGA
- the thrC gene encoding threonine synthase: MDRQVRCYDCGKTYRLEERQRCSCGEPLWFDADAETFEWPDDDRNWTAGMWRYEDALPVAPSSAVPTGSVPGTTPLVRAEGLDEYAGCRLSLKPEGQNPTGSFKDRGTAVGVEYGLRDGHDWIGTVSHGNMALSTSAYAAAAGLEAAVFVPADTPLERLELIARHGARIFRVEGDYGRLYAETLGLEAEVGRFVNSDTPLRVAGQKTVAYEILEQFQPSAPDAIVLPVSSGGQASGVWKALRELEAAGLLDADDVPRLYLVQAAACDPIATASREGRESVSAIEPGETIAVSIANADPPSGTRALTAARETGGAVVSVPDEATREAMDRLATAAGISVEPSSAVALAGVRELSRRGELDADEEVVTILTGSGYKERYDVDVESRTRTIDLEAVERELAAALE, from the coding sequence ATGGATCGCCAAGTCCGCTGTTACGACTGCGGGAAGACGTACCGCCTCGAGGAGCGCCAGCGCTGTTCGTGCGGCGAACCGCTCTGGTTCGACGCCGACGCGGAGACCTTCGAGTGGCCGGACGACGACCGGAACTGGACCGCGGGAATGTGGCGCTACGAGGACGCGCTCCCGGTCGCCCCCTCGTCCGCGGTGCCGACGGGGTCGGTCCCCGGCACGACGCCGCTCGTTCGCGCCGAGGGACTGGACGAGTACGCCGGCTGTCGTCTCTCCCTGAAGCCGGAGGGACAGAACCCGACGGGGAGCTTCAAGGACCGCGGGACCGCCGTGGGCGTCGAGTACGGCCTCCGAGACGGCCACGACTGGATCGGCACCGTCTCCCACGGCAACATGGCGCTGAGCACGAGCGCCTACGCCGCCGCTGCCGGACTCGAGGCGGCGGTCTTCGTGCCGGCGGACACCCCGCTGGAACGCCTCGAGTTGATCGCCCGCCACGGCGCGCGAATCTTCCGCGTCGAGGGCGACTACGGCCGGCTGTACGCCGAGACGCTCGGGCTCGAGGCCGAGGTCGGGCGATTCGTCAACTCGGATACGCCGCTGCGGGTCGCCGGCCAGAAGACGGTCGCGTACGAGATTCTCGAGCAGTTTCAGCCGAGTGCGCCGGACGCGATCGTCCTCCCGGTCAGCAGCGGCGGACAGGCGAGCGGGGTCTGGAAGGCGCTCCGAGAACTCGAGGCGGCCGGCCTGCTCGACGCCGACGACGTCCCGCGGCTCTACCTCGTTCAGGCGGCCGCGTGCGATCCCATCGCGACGGCCTCCCGCGAGGGTCGAGAATCCGTCTCGGCGATCGAACCGGGAGAGACGATCGCGGTTTCGATCGCGAACGCCGATCCGCCCAGCGGCACCCGCGCGCTGACCGCCGCCCGCGAGACCGGCGGTGCGGTCGTCTCCGTCCCCGACGAGGCGACCCGCGAGGCGATGGATCGGCTGGCGACGGCGGCGGGGATCTCGGTCGAACCCTCGAGCGCCGTCGCGCTGGCCGGCGTCCGCGAACTCTCCCGGCGGGGCGAACTCGACGCGGACGAGGAGGTCGTGACGATCCTCACCGGATCCGGGTACAAGGAGCGATACGACGTCGACGTCGAGTCCCGAACGCGGACGATCGACCTCGAGGCGGTCGAGCGGGAACTCGCCGCCGCTCTCGAGTGA
- a CDS encoding cupin domain-containing protein, with amino-acid sequence MEPVEFDDAETYEPDADWRRAALAGSDRFSFEWFEKPPGHSSPMHDHENEQVCVCLEGELTVVTENDEVTLERYDSVWLDAWESHRVENTGDERAVGLDVFAPGRSFDFWTDREDENEADGDDEAAGEGA; translated from the coding sequence ATGGAGCCCGTCGAGTTCGACGACGCCGAGACCTACGAGCCCGACGCGGACTGGCGGCGCGCGGCGCTGGCCGGTAGCGACCGCTTCTCCTTCGAGTGGTTCGAGAAGCCGCCGGGCCACAGCTCCCCGATGCACGACCACGAGAACGAGCAGGTCTGCGTGTGTCTCGAGGGGGAGCTGACGGTGGTCACCGAGAATGACGAGGTAACCCTCGAGCGGTACGATTCCGTCTGGCTCGACGCCTGGGAGTCCCACCGGGTCGAAAACACCGGCGACGAGCGGGCGGTCGGCCTCGACGTGTTCGCGCCGGGTCGCTCGTTCGACTTCTGGACCGATCGGGAGGACGAAAACGAAGCTGACGGGGACGACGAAGCTGCTGGCGAGGGCGCATGA
- a CDS encoding methylmalonyl-CoA mutase family protein: MFDQDDLEDIRAERERWESETLEPILERHGERRERFATVSNHEVDRLYTPEDIADLDYEEDLGFPGEPPYTRGPYPTMYRGRTWTMRQFAGFGTAEETNERFHYLIDEGQTGLSTAFDMPSLMGIDSDHPMSEGEVGKEGVAVDTLRDMEILFDGIDVGEVSTSFTINPSAPVIYAMYVALADRQGVPRDEIRGTLQNDMLKEFIAQKEWVIPPEPSLEVVTDTIEFAVEETPKFHPISISGYHIREAGSTAAQEAAFTLADGFAYVEDCLERGLDVDEFAPLLSFFFNSHNSIFEEIAKFRAARRVYARTMEDRYDAAKAESKRMKFHTQTAGQSLTAQQPLNNIVRVTIQALAGVLGGTQSLHTNSFDEALALPSEEAVRVALRTQQIIAEESGAADIVDPMGGSFAIEKLTNEMEEEITAYLAEIEELGDGSLRDGVLEGISGGYFQREIQDASYEYQQRVERGEEVVVGVNAYTIEEDTSPDILQIDETTRERQLERLESVKAERDDEAVEAALEALADAIAEDKNENVMPYIVDAVKAYTTMGEIMRVFEDRYGAYREEVTPA, translated from the coding sequence ATGTTCGATCAGGACGACCTCGAGGACATCCGCGCGGAGCGCGAGCGGTGGGAATCGGAGACCCTCGAGCCAATCCTCGAGCGCCACGGCGAGCGCCGTGAGCGGTTCGCGACGGTCTCGAACCACGAGGTCGATCGGCTCTACACGCCGGAGGACATCGCGGACCTCGATTACGAGGAAGACCTCGGCTTTCCGGGTGAGCCGCCGTATACGCGCGGCCCGTATCCGACGATGTACCGCGGCCGGACCTGGACGATGCGCCAGTTCGCGGGCTTCGGCACCGCCGAGGAGACCAACGAGCGGTTCCACTACCTCATCGACGAGGGCCAGACGGGGCTGTCGACGGCCTTCGACATGCCGTCGCTGATGGGGATCGACTCGGACCACCCGATGAGCGAGGGCGAGGTCGGCAAGGAGGGCGTCGCGGTCGACACCCTCCGCGACATGGAGATCCTGTTCGACGGCATCGACGTCGGCGAGGTCTCGACCTCCTTCACGATCAACCCCTCCGCACCGGTGATCTACGCGATGTACGTCGCGCTGGCCGACCGGCAGGGCGTCCCGCGCGACGAAATCCGCGGCACCCTCCAGAACGACATGCTCAAAGAATTCATCGCGCAGAAGGAGTGGGTCATCCCGCCGGAGCCGTCGCTCGAGGTCGTCACCGACACGATCGAGTTCGCCGTCGAGGAAACGCCGAAGTTCCACCCGATCTCGATCTCGGGGTATCACATCCGGGAGGCCGGTTCGACCGCCGCCCAGGAGGCTGCGTTCACGCTCGCGGACGGTTTCGCGTACGTCGAGGACTGCCTCGAGCGCGGCCTGGACGTCGACGAGTTCGCCCCCTTGCTCTCTTTTTTCTTCAACTCGCACAACTCCATCTTCGAGGAGATCGCGAAGTTCCGCGCGGCGCGGCGCGTGTACGCCCGCACCATGGAGGATCGGTACGACGCGGCGAAAGCGGAGTCGAAGCGGATGAAGTTCCACACCCAGACGGCGGGCCAGTCGCTGACCGCCCAGCAGCCGCTGAACAACATCGTCCGCGTCACGATCCAGGCGCTCGCGGGCGTTCTCGGGGGCACGCAGTCGCTGCACACCAACAGCTTCGACGAGGCGCTGGCCCTCCCAAGCGAGGAGGCGGTCCGGGTCGCCCTGCGCACCCAGCAGATCATCGCCGAGGAGTCCGGGGCGGCCGACATCGTCGACCCGATGGGCGGCAGTTTCGCGATCGAGAAACTGACGAACGAGATGGAAGAGGAGATCACGGCCTACCTCGCGGAGATCGAAGAACTGGGCGACGGCTCGCTCCGCGACGGCGTCCTCGAGGGCATTTCGGGCGGCTACTTCCAACGCGAGATTCAGGACGCGAGCTACGAGTACCAGCAGCGCGTCGAGCGCGGCGAGGAGGTCGTCGTCGGCGTCAACGCCTACACCATCGAGGAGGACACGTCGCCGGACATCCTCCAGATCGACGAAACGACCAGGGAGCGGCAACTCGAGCGCCTCGAGTCGGTCAAGGCGGAGCGCGACGACGAGGCGGTCGAGGCGGCGCTCGAGGCGCTGGCGGACGCGATCGCGGAGGACAAGAACGAGAACGTCATGCCGTACATCGTCGACGCCGTGAAGGCCTACACGACGATGGGCGAGATCATGCGGGTGTTCGAGGACCGGTACGGCGCGTACCGGGAGGAGGTGACGCCGGCCTAA
- a CDS encoding fumarylacetoacetate hydrolase family protein, which yields MKYLARTLEGRPLLGDEEGFVPLSAAAPGLETVRDALPRAAAGTLPDVDDAPADRIDAEGLQFGLPLEREQFGKLWGIGLNYAEHAGDLDEQRPEEPASFMKPSSALTGPGGPIRLPPLERSERVTAEAELAVVAGRQCRSVDEDGVDDAIAGYLPVIDMTAEDVLQRNPRFLTRAKSFDSFLVVGPTVAVPEPDDALALEELTVRTVVNDRVAAENEIRNMLFPPREIVAFHSDVMTLESGDLFSTGTPGAEPIEPGDDVRAEVEGIGTVSAPVVR from the coding sequence ATGAAGTATCTCGCACGCACCCTCGAGGGCCGGCCGCTGCTGGGCGACGAGGAGGGATTCGTCCCGCTGTCGGCGGCCGCGCCGGGTCTCGAGACCGTCCGCGACGCCCTGCCGCGGGCCGCGGCTGGTACCCTGCCCGACGTCGACGACGCGCCCGCCGACCGGATCGACGCCGAGGGCCTGCAGTTCGGCCTCCCGCTCGAGCGCGAGCAGTTCGGCAAACTGTGGGGGATCGGCCTCAACTACGCCGAACACGCCGGCGACTTAGACGAGCAACGTCCCGAGGAGCCGGCGAGTTTCATGAAGCCCTCGAGCGCGCTGACCGGTCCGGGCGGTCCGATCCGACTCCCGCCGCTCGAGCGGAGCGAGCGCGTGACGGCGGAGGCCGAACTCGCCGTCGTCGCGGGCCGGCAGTGCCGAAGCGTCGACGAGGACGGCGTCGACGACGCGATCGCCGGCTACCTCCCCGTCATCGACATGACCGCGGAGGACGTGCTGCAGCGGAATCCGCGATTCCTGACGCGAGCCAAGAGCTTCGACTCGTTCCTCGTCGTCGGGCCGACGGTCGCCGTTCCCGAGCCCGACGACGCGCTCGCGCTCGAGGAGCTGACGGTCCGGACGGTCGTCAACGATCGCGTCGCGGCCGAAAACGAGATCCGGAACATGCTGTTCCCGCCCCGCGAGATCGTCGCGTTCCACTCGGACGTGATGACCCTCGAGTCGGGAGATCTGTTCAGCACGGGCACGCCCGGCGCGGAGCCGATCGAACCGGGCGACGACGTTCGCGCGGAAGTCGAGGGGATCGGCACCGTCTCGGCGCCGGTCGTGCGCTAG
- a CDS encoding SDR family oxidoreductase, which yields MDLQIDGNAALVTASSSGLGKASATALAREGVNVVINGRDEDRLADAKADIEEVATGEVVAQPGDLTEEDDIEQLVETTVDEFGGLDHLVTSAGGPPSGPFLETDDEDWYEAYELLVMSVVRLAREAEPHLKEGEGGTIVNITSRSVKEAIDSLVLSNSVRMSVIGLEKTLSQEFAPDVRANAVLPGPHETSRIEDLVEQAVERGEYDSYEEGLENWADNPLERVGDPMELGNTVAFLSSPQSGFINGQSIVIDGGTTGSNL from the coding sequence ATGGACCTGCAGATCGACGGCAACGCGGCGCTGGTAACGGCATCCTCGAGCGGGCTGGGCAAAGCGTCTGCAACGGCGCTGGCCCGCGAGGGCGTAAACGTCGTCATCAACGGCCGCGACGAAGATCGACTCGCCGACGCGAAGGCCGACATCGAGGAGGTCGCGACCGGCGAGGTCGTCGCCCAGCCGGGCGATCTCACCGAGGAGGACGACATCGAGCAACTCGTCGAGACGACCGTCGACGAGTTCGGCGGCCTCGATCACCTCGTCACGAGCGCCGGCGGCCCGCCGTCGGGCCCGTTCCTCGAAACCGACGACGAGGACTGGTACGAGGCCTACGAACTGCTCGTGATGAGCGTCGTCCGACTGGCTCGCGAGGCCGAGCCTCACCTGAAGGAGGGCGAGGGCGGCACGATCGTCAACATCACCTCCCGGAGCGTCAAGGAGGCCATCGACAGTCTCGTGCTCTCGAACTCGGTTCGGATGAGCGTCATCGGCCTCGAGAAGACCCTCTCCCAGGAGTTCGCGCCCGACGTGCGCGCGAACGCCGTGCTGCCCGGGCCGCACGAAACGTCGCGCATCGAGGACCTCGTCGAGCAGGCCGTCGAGCGCGGCGAGTACGACTCCTACGAGGAGGGCCTCGAGAACTGGGCCGACAACCCGCTCGAGCGGGTCGGCGACCCGATGGAACTGGGCAACACCGTCGCATTCCTCTCGTCGCCCCAGTCGGGCTTCATCAACGGGCAGAGCATCGTCATCGACGGCGGCACCACCGGCTCGAACCTATAA